The proteins below are encoded in one region of Mangifera indica cultivar Alphonso chromosome 7, CATAS_Mindica_2.1, whole genome shotgun sequence:
- the LOC123221539 gene encoding probable aspartic proteinase GIP2, which yields MNILKPRAAMFFHDRMGDQCDSAAYLIHTPAQRHNCDASPHLSFDDELQPSSVVFPIVKDLSTLQYITTILRGSPLAPIKLVADLGGPLIWLDCASGFVSSSRRVIPHQSIQCSRAGVGAPRDLGAKACDVFPENGKTGLAKRGVLVEDTIALRSTDGSKSDPLITTVDRFLFSYAPALLLQGLAGGARGMSGLGRGPKRQSLTLKQPSLFIYTPLMGSSQDYSINVKSMKIGGNKLPLDVVGATKLSAIVPYTTTESSIYATFTEAYKSAAASRNMTTVVPVAPFGIRFSSRGVDESLLPVIDLVLQSEMVKWRIHGSNSMVRVSQRVMCSGFLDGGPGLTNSIL from the exons ATGAATATTCTGAAACCAAGGGCAGCAATGTTCTTTCATGATAGAATGGGGGACCAATGTGATTCGGCGGCCTATCTTATCCACACACCAGCTCAACGACATAACTGCGACGCCTCTCCGCATCTT AGTTTTGATGATGAATTGCAGCCAAGTTCTGTAGTCTTCCCCATCGTAAAGGATTTATCCACTTTACAGTACATCACCACAATTCTTCGCGGTTCTCCATTGGCTCCCATCAAGCTTGTTGCTGATCTCGGCGGTCCTTTGATCTGGCTCGATTGTGCTTCTGGGTTCGTCTCATCATCCCGCCGGGTCATCCCCCATCAGTCAATTCAGTGTTCAAGAGCAGGAGTCGGAGCCCCGCGTGATCTCGGAGCTAAAGCCTGTGATGTGTTTCCAGAAAACGGCAAAACCGGATTGGCTAAAAGAGGAGTTTTGGTGGAGGATACCATAGCTCTTCGATCCACAGATGGGTCAAAATCAGACCCATTAATCACCACCGTTGACCGGTTTCTCTTCTCTTACGCGCCGGCTTTGCTTCTTCAAGGCTTGGCAGGCGGCGCCAGAGGAATGTCGGGCCTCGGGCGAG GCCCAAAGAGACAGTCTTTGACACTGAAACAACCAAGTCTCTTTATTTACACACCTCTAATGGGTTCCTCGCAGGACTACTCCATTAATGTCAAATCCATGAAAATCGGTGGCAACAAACTGCCGCTTGATGTCGTCGGAGCGACAAAATTGAGCGCAATTGTTCCTTACACCACCACGGAGAGCTCAATTTACGCCACATTCACTGAAGCTTACAAGTCAGCGGCTGCTTCAAGGAACATGACAACGGTGGTTCCCGTGGCACCATTTGGGATCCGTTTTAGCTCAAGGGGCGTCGATGAGTCATTGCTGCCGGTGATTGATTTAGTGTTACAAAGTGAGATGGTGAAGTGGAGGATACACGGGTCAAATTCAATGGTTAGGGTGAGCCAGCGGGTTATGTGCTCAGGTTTCCTGGACGGTGGGCCGGGGTTGACAAACTCCATTTTGTAG
- the LOC123220676 gene encoding probable aspartic proteinase GIP2: MVSSNFLTMLFLFLSLSFAPTQQSSKPKALLLSVTKDPSTLQYLTHFNLGTPFVQKSLVVDLGGRYLWIECTKDYKSSTHKSGICGSAACLVANSDNCTVCLSGSRPKCLDKHRRPCYIYPENTVDNGPAQFGNLSLDRISLQSTDGITSGPFVTINKFIFACATDKLLMNLAKGVKGMLGLGRHPAGLSIQLSSAFGGSLRRIFAVCLPSQSKTNGVIVFGDSNYLFYPDYNTSKTINLSSIFTYTRLVVNPVSTSKIYETGEASADYFVDLQSVMVNNKIVPINSSLLTFNEWGFGGTKLSTVNPYSVLEASIYSAFVKLFDDEIIATRNISKVAAVEPFAECYSIGQVGVALTGLDAPSIRFVFKDNTFWELHGANSMVQISRDVMCLGFLDGGNQVTISIVIGAHQLQDHLLQFDLDASKLGFTSSLLSRGIKCSNFKF, translated from the coding sequence ATggtttcttctaattttttgacaatgttaTTCCTCTTTCTTTCCCTTTCATTCGCCCCAACACAACAATCTTCCAAGCCCAAAGCACTATTGCTTTCAGTGACCAAAGACCCCTCAACTCTACAGTACTTAACCCACTTCAACCTTGGAACCCCATTTGTTCAGAAAAGCCTAGTCGTTGATCTTGGAGGAAGATATCTATGGATAGAATGTACAAAAGATTACAAATCATCCACCCATAAGAGTGGCATTTGTGGGTCGGCTGCTTGCTTAGTAGCCAACTCTGATAATTGTACTGTATGCTTATCTGGCTCTAGGCCAAAGTGCCTCGACAAGCACAGGAGACCTTGTTATATCTACCCCGAAAACACTGTCGACAATGGACCCGCTCAATTCGGAAACCTCTCCTTGGATAGAATTTCACTTCAATCCACAGATGGCATTACATCTGGGCCATTTGTtacaattaacaaatttatcttCGCCTGTGCCACTGATAAGCTCCTCATGAATCTTGCCAAAGGTGTCAAGGGAATGCTTGGACTAGGAAGGCATCCTGCTGGGTTATCAATTCAGCTTTCGTCTGCATTTGGTGGAAGTTTGCGTCGAATTTTTGCTGTATGTTTGCCTTCCCAATCCAAAACCAATGGGGTAATCGTTTTTGGTGACTCAAATTATTTGTTCTACCCAGATTATAACACATCAAAGACCATTAATTTATCTTCCATTTTCACTTACACACGACTTGTTGTCAATCCCGTAAGCACGTCCAAAATTTACGAAACGGGAGAGGCGTCGGCTGATTACTTTGTTGATCTTCAGTCGGTTATGGTGAACAACAAAATAGTTCCAATTAACTCTTCATTGCTTACTTTCAATGAGTGGGGCTTCGGTGGAACAAAATTAAGCACAGTCAATCCATACTCTGTTCTTGAAGCATCTATCTACAGTGCTTTTGTGAAGCTGtttgatgatgagattattgcAACTCGTAATATCAGCAAGGTTGCAGCTGTGGAGCCTTTTGCTGAATGTTACAGCATTGGGCAGGTGGGTGTTGCATTAACCGGGCTTGATGCCCCTTCTATTCGGTTTGTGTTTAAGGACAACACTTTCTGGGAACTCCATGGAGCTAATTCAATGGTGCAGATCAGTCGTGATGTGATGTGTTTGGGCTTTTTGGATGGCGGTAATCAGGTGACGATATCAATTGTGATAGGGGCGCATCAATTGCAGgatcatcttcttcaatttgaTCTAGATGCTTCTAAGCTAGGATTTACTTCTAGTCTTCTCTCTAGAGGAATTAAATGTTCCAACTTCAAATTCTGA
- the LOC123221734 gene encoding probable aspartic proteinase GIP2: MAFSHNFFLFVCLLLSISISPSIALTSSRPKALVLPVSKDSSTQQYLAQLNQRTPFVPVKLTLHLGGQFIWVDCEQGYVSSSYKPARCRSAQCSIAGSKSCGECTSSRRPGCNNDTCSLLPDNPVIKTATIGELAQDVVSIQSTDGKNPGRAVSVPQFLFACGKAFLLEALANGVKGIAGLGRTRISLPSQFSAAFSFDRKFAICLSSSTRANGVVFFGDGPYVLLPGKDVSQSLIYTPLILNPVSTAAATFAGDPSAEYFIGVNSIKINGNAVKLNTSLLSINKQGFGGTKISTVNPYTVMETSIYNAVIQAFIKEVKNIPRVAVIAPFGACFNSTFIGSTRVGPAVPQIDLVLQSSNVFWRIFGANSMVQVKSDVLCLGFVDGGFYTRTSIVIGGYQLEDNLLQFDLAKSKLGFTSSLLFQQTTCANFNFTSN, from the coding sequence ATGGCTTTCTcgcataatttttttctcttcgtCTGTCTTCTTCTTTCCATCTCTATCTCTCCCTCCATAGCTCTAACTTCTTCTAGACCAAAAGCTTTAGTGCTTCCCGTCTCCAAAGATTCATCAACTCAGCAATACCTTGCTCAACTCAACCAAAGAACCCCTTTTGTGCCTGTGAAGTTGACTCTTCATCTCGGTGGTCAGTTTATCTGGGTTGATTGTGAACAAGGCTACGTCTCATCTTCCTACAAACCAGCGCGCTGCCGCTCAGCTCAGTGCTCAATTGCCGGGTCCAAGTCTTGTGGAGAGTGCACTTCTTCACGGAGGCCAGGATGCAACAATGATACGTGTAGTCTCCTTCCAGATAACCCTGTCATTAAAACTGCTACAATCGGTGAGCTCGCCCAGGACGTTGTGTCTATTCAATCTACTGATGGGAAGAACCCCGGAAGAGCTGTTTCAGTGCCTCAGTTTTTGTTTGCTTGTGGAAAAGCTTTTCTTTTGGAAGCTCTTGCTAATGGTGTCAAGGGTATTGCTGGTCTTGGAAGGACTAGAATTTCACTTCCTTCTCAATTCTCCGCTGCTTTTAGTTTCGATAGAAAGTTTGCAATTTGCTTGAGTTCATCTACAAGAGCTAATGGTGTTGTCTTCTTCGGCGATGGGCCTTATGTATTGCTTCCTGGAAAGGATGTTTCTCAGTCTCTCATTTACACACCATTAATCCTGAATCCTGTGAGTACAGCAGCCGCTACTTTTGCAGGTGACCCTTCAGCAGAATACTTCATTGGAGTAAACTCCATTAAAATCAATGGAAATGCTGTCAAATTAAACACATCATTACTGTCCATCAACAAACAAGGCTTTGGTGGAACCAAGATCAGCACAGTCAATCCATACACAGTCATGGAAACATCAATCTACAATGCTGTTATTCAAGCTTTTATCAAAGAGGTAAAAAACATTCCTAGAGTTGCAGTCATTGCACCCTTTGGGGCCTGCTTTAACTCTACATTCATCGGTAGCACACGTGTTGGACCAGCAGTGCCCCAGATTGATCTAGTTTTGCAAAGTAGCAATGTCTTCTGGAGAATTTTCGGTGCAAATTCTATGGTGCAAGTTAAAAGCGATGTGTTATGCCTGGGATTTGTGGATGGTGGATTCTACACCAGGACTTCAATAGTAATTGGAGGGTATCAACTGGAGGACAATCTTCTGCAATTTGATCTGGCAAAATCGAAGCTCGGATTCACCTCTTCTCTCCTGTTCCAGCAAACAACTTGTGCCAACTTCAACTTTACCTCTAACTAG